From Vigna unguiculata cultivar IT97K-499-35 chromosome 5, ASM411807v1, whole genome shotgun sequence, the proteins below share one genomic window:
- the LOC114183234 gene encoding uncharacterized protein LOC114183234, whose amino-acid sequence MATLQMSNVDLEQGNHCRSLVGSDVSVEGSLCFSDADDGSCYSRFYSTNGGSYDDYSFACVSDPEAGGVTHSGRASSVSECSVELETRNGVPEIKVHLAKVEKDCRICHMGLVSDSHESGAPIELGCSCKDDLAAAHKHCAEAWFKIKGNRTCEICHSIARNVYGANEDSTEHVIDGNNGTTATATSSTPAPSTEPRRFWHGHRFLNFLLACMVFAFVISWLFHFNVPSS is encoded by the exons ATGGCCACCTTGCAGATGTCCAATGTTGATTTGGAGCAAGGAAACCATTGCCGTTCGCTTGTCGGAAGTGATGTGAGCGTTGAAGGGAGCTTGTGCTTCTCTGATGCTGATGATGGTTCTTGCTACTCTCGTTTCTACTCAACAAATGGTGGTTCATATGATGATTACAGCTTTGCTTGCGTTTCTGACCCTGAGGCTGGGGGTGTTACTCATTCTGGGAGAGCTTCTTCTGTTTCTGAGTGCTCTGTGGAGTTGGAAACTAGAAATGGAGTTCCTGAGATCAAGGTGCATTTGGCTAAAGTGGAGAAGGATTGTAGGATTTGTCACATGGGTTTGGTGAGTGATAGCCATGAGTCTGGTGCCCCCATAGAATTGGGTTGTTCCTGTAAGGATGATTTGGCTGCTGCTCACAAGCACTGTGCTGAGGCCTGGTTCAAGATTAAGGGTAATAG GACCTGTGAAATTTGTCACTCTATTGCTCGGAATGTTTATGGAGCAAACGAGGATTCGACAGAGCATGTTATCGATGGTAACAATGGTACTACAGCAACAGCCACATCGTCCACACCTGCTCCTTCTACAGAACCTCGAAGATTTTGGCATGGCCATCGCTTCCTCAATTTCTTGCTTGCTTGTATGGTTTTTGCGTTTGTCATATCATGGCTTTTCCACTTCAACGTGCCATCATCGTAG